The genomic window TTTAAAACCACCCTGTACTTTTGGTAACAGAAAAACATTCGAtgtaatttcattcattttatcaCCATTATCACAAAGTATACGTCCTAAGTTTGCTTGTTTTATTTGGTTTAGTTGTTGTGGAAGAAAAACTCCACTATTTTCGTAGTAAAACCTATCTCCGTCACGAAGCCTACGAAATTGTTCCACGAGCAAGCATTGGAATAAAGGTCCAACTTTTCCATCCTCAATTTGGTCTTCTAAAATACCACCAACCCAGACATCAATGTTATCCGGATGTCCATAAATTTCCTTAAGTTTTCTACGCACATCAGcgcttttaatataattttccatGTCATCGAAAGTTACTGCTGTTGAAAGGTTGCAAAATTTCCTGTAAACATTGTAACCTGGAAGTCCGTGATCTCTGCTACGCTGAATATTAATAGCTGCTAAATCTAATGCAACTGCATGTGAACTCTGAAATAGTTTCTCAGTTAGTTCACTATTTAGATTTTCTTCGGGAGTTTTTAGTTTAGCTGGGATTGAGAACATGCCCCGGATGAGTGGATCAACACCACCTTCATAAGCAAGTCGCCAAGGTGCAAAAAATGCTTTGTGCAATGGTAAATGGCCTTGGGGAATGGGTTGGAAGGTAGAGTTAAGACGATGGAGTACTGGGTTTATTATGGTATGGCCGAAACGTAATGCGGCTGTGGCAAAAACATTAGATATTGATGGATCTATATTAGGGTCGTATCCTTTATATTCGCCCAACAATTTCATACCACTTTCACCGACAATTAAGGGTAGCCAATGTTTATAAGTAATATGTTGCATTTGGGCACCCACAATTTTACGCGCCTCTTGATATATAGTATCACCATCCCAATGTGGATTTAAGTCACGCAATTTTATAGCAATTCGATTATGCTCTCGCATCCAGATGGTATGCATCGCCAGTAAGCCAATTTGTTCATTAACTCTTATATCGCCAGCAACAAAGCAGTTCATTGTATTTTCGTTCAGATTTCTCCGACAATCCATACCATCCTGAGGTGCAGCGAAGGGTAACATATCTTTTTGTCCAGGAAATTGTACTCCTGTTCTTAGAAGTCCGTCATCAGTTGTAAGATTTCGAAGTTCGACTGAGAATTCATAGCTATAGCCATAAACTTGAGATGCATCAATATAAGAAGTGAGTTGGTTTATTTGTTCTCTATGCTGCACCCCTTCAAAAAAAACTGACGTCATACCGGAACCACAAACAGAGCTTGTTCGAATTACATCGATGCACCGGCGATTTTTTATGCGAGGATCTCCTGGAGGGACTTCAATAGGAAAGCAAGGAGGTGCATAGTCACACGTCTTTTTACAATCTATTCCATCCCAACTTTCCGAACTTACAGATGGCAAAGCATGATCCAAATCATGATCTAAAAATTGTCCCCACTGCATTACCATATGAGTAATTCGGTTATCTGGAGTTATTCGCTTGGTTGTAATAACTGAAGTTGAAATCAAACGTGAGCTGGGTTTTAAAAATCCTCcgtataatttcttttttgtccAACCAACAGGTGTGCTGAAACCATTCTCATAAATTGGTTTAACATTCCGTTTAAATGCAGTAAGAGATGCTCCCCACCAAGGATTTTTCATATTATTGCAAGTACCATCTATACTACGATATCTCGAGTGGTAGCACATGTCTGTACAATTAGGCATCTCTCGATGTTCTACACAACCTGAAAGCTCCGCCAATAAATGCAAGTGTTCGCGTGAAAGAAGATCTTTAAACTCATAACTTTCACTTGACGTACTAAGGGCGTCCCCTTTAGCAATATGTTTTCTAATGTTTACAAGAGTTCGTTCATAAATCTCCGCGGCTCTAGCAAGTTGACGGGCTTCCCCTTTAGGAAACCGGAACACTCGTAATAAATCGGCATAATTGGGGGTTCCATTTGAATTTCGATTGCGTTTCGTAAAAAGAGCGTCTATGGTGTTATTGATAGCCAAATCAATTTCCATTAAAGCCTCGTTGAAAGCTATTCGTACGTAATTGTCACCTGGTGCTTTACTCACACTGCCCCTGtaataaaaaaggaattttgtttagataaaagtttcaaaatgttttttgtttgactTATTGGTAGTGAACTTTATGGTTGTAATTTGGATATAACAGTAAttgtattgttaatttttatatcgcgtagtagttagtataaatattacatagtatgtatgtatatattgataaTTCTAATTTAATTCGTCTCTTATACTCAAAGACAGGAGCCCTTTATAATTGTTAAACGGTAATAATAAAAAGTcaaacgaaattatttaaacCAAAAACTCTGCGTTATAAGATGTAATACAtactatttgtgcaaaattgGTGTTGGATTTACAAACGCCAAAGTGGAAGAGGGAAACGAGACGCCTTTTCAGACAGAAAAGGAGAGAGGGCGAATAGCTTGACAAGCttgccgacaggggtaatgctcgaaaattccacaaaaaatgcggcgactaataaaaggtttcaagaccggagcatactcctgTGGAACCCaaggaggtgatctagtaaccgatgtccagagcatactaaaattatggagggaacacttttactgcttgctgaatggcagtaaaagcataacgccaggagaaggcgaatccgattgcccaatcgatgacgatagagcagaagttccattgcccgaccataaagaagttcgaatagcaattacccacctgaagaacaacaaagtggaggggccgatggattgtcggccgagctattcaaatacgtgCGGCGAGGAACTGATAAGGCGCAtcattagcttctttgtaaaatatggtcggacgaaagcatgcccaacgattggaatttatagtaagtgtgctatgcccaatccataaaaacggagaccccacaatctgcgccaactaccgcgggattagcctcctcagcatcgcatataaggttctatcaagcgtattgtgtgaaagattaaagcccaccgtcaacaaactgattggaccttatcagtgtggctttagacatggaaaatcaacaaccgatctgatattcaccatgcgccaaatctcggaaaagacccgtgaaaaaagaatcgacacacaccacctttttgTCGATCTGCTGCTGTAGCAAAATAATCCGAACTGCAGAACtgaatcgagcaggtacaatcttctagtGAACAGTGCTGGCGactgccgatgatattgatatcattgaacACTCGctccgttagttttgctttctccagactggataaggaggcaaagcaaatgggtctggtggtgaacgaaggcaagacgaaatatctcctgttatcaaacaaacagtcaccacactagcgacttggctctcacgtcactgttgacagtcgtaatatatacatacatacatatatacatagtcgcagataaatttgtatatcttggaaccagcgtaaacaccaacaacaatgtcagcctggaaattcagcgcaggataactcttgccaacttcggactgagtaggcaattgagaagcaaagtcctctctcggcgaacaaaaaccaaactctataagtca from Bactrocera tryoni isolate S06 chromosome 5, CSIRO_BtryS06_freeze2, whole genome shotgun sequence includes these protein-coding regions:
- the LOC120777715 gene encoding peroxidasin codes for the protein MQKAFLIIFTLFCIYENTAGKVGNNKCPIGCTCHVRTMRCEQAGLDSIPENISNDVQMIDLRDNNLHDIPAAAFRGLPFVTTLFLNYNGITTIDKNAFVDLSNLKQLYLGNNKLKDISVDLLQPLKNVKVIYLDNNMIAKIHKGTFSHLLDLSYLSLNNNELVNIPSDEFTYLPRLQYLQIDNNPLTCDCAVHALWNNYFNGPEKTINQIILSCGSSSATNKKFANLEPQDFECNIPEIILAPENQLVVAGKSLTLECDADGEPEPVIKWYFNGKPLKTDERKILDNENTELNINNVIKNDTGIYTCIAQNYNGNVSIQANVTVYDSEQKPRLIIEPYDLEVILGTIFEIPCKAEDHSGVQVIWRHDGKVITENIFSNDKYQVSGSGSLLVKNVTTADGGRYECTLKNQYGRVTASALVKVKGSVSKAPGDNYVRIAFNEALMEIDLAINNTIDALFTKRNRNSNGTPNYADLLRVFRFPKGEARQLARAAEIYERTLVNIRKHIAKGDALSTSSESYEFKDLLSREHLHLLAELSGCVEHREMPNCTDMCYHSRYRSIDGTCNNMKNPWWGASLTAFKRNVKPIYENGFSTPVGWTKKKLYGGFLKPSSRLISTSVITTKRITPDNRITHMVMQWGQFLDHDLDHALPSVSSESWDGIDCKKTCDYAPPCFPIEVPPGDPRIKNRRCIDVIRTSSVCGSGMTSVFFEGVQHREQINQLTSYIDASQVYGYSYEFSVELRNLTTDDGLLRTGVQFPGQKDMLPFAAPQDGMDCRRNLNENTMNCFVAGDIRVNEQIGLLAMHTIWMREHNRIAIKLRDLNPHWDGDTIYQEARKIVGAQMQHITYKHWLPLIVGESGMKLLGEYKGYDPNIDPSISNVFATAALRFGHTIINPVLHRLNSTFQPIPQGHLPLHKAFFAPWRLAYEGGVDPLIRGMFSIPAKLKTPEENLNSELTEKLFQSSHAVALDLAAINIQRSRDHGLPGYNVYRKFCNLSTAVTFDDMENYIKSADVRRKLKEIYGHPDNIDVWVGGILEDQIEDGKVGPLFQCLLVEQFRRLRDGDRFYYENSGVFLPQQLNQIKQANLGRILCDNGDKMNEITSNVFLLPKVQGGFKKCADMPEISLNFWQDCGSCKSLPPLLEESEILDYHALNKRSTYSIKNTFKQSWDFKETRQSRINSLEETINKLQNEFEEYKKRVQNLEN